CCGCCGCGTGCGTTGCCGCGCTCGTCGCGCTCGTGCTCGCATGCGGACAGCATGGCGTCGCGCATGCGGCCGGCAGCGCCGCCGGTTTCGCGCAACTCGCTCGCGCGTGCGCGCCGAACGTCGACCCCGATACGCTCGCCGCGCTCGTACGTACCGAGTCGGGCTTCAATCCCTATGCGATCGGCGTGGTCGGCGGCCACCTGACGCGCCAGCCCGCCTCGCTCGACGAGGCGCGCGCGACCGCACGCGAACTGTCGTCGCGCGGCTTCAGCTACAGCGTCGGCCTCGCGCAGGTCAACGAACGCAATTTCGCGAAATACGGGCTCGACGAAGCGACGATGTTCGAGCCATGCCGCAACCTGCAGGCCGGCGGCGCGATCCTGACCGAATGCTTCGCGCGCTCGTCGGGCACCGGCCGCGCCACGCAGGCCGCGTTGCGCGCGGCGCTGTCGTGCTACTACAGCGGCAACTTCACGACCGGTTTTTCGAGCGGCTACGTGAGCCGCGTCGTCGCGAGCGCGCAGCGCAATGCGCGCGAAGGCGGCGTCGAACCGATTCCCGTCGTGAGCGACACGCCGCCGGCGCGGCAGCGACGCATGGACGCGGTCGCAACCACGCCGCCCGATCGCGCGCGCAGGCTGCCGTTGCCGGCCGCTTCCGCCGACGCACCGTCGTGCCATGCGCGCCCGGTCGTGATGATGTGCCGCGGGCTGCCGGCGAACCAGGCGAAGCGGCTCTGCGTGCGGTGTCTCGATCAGTGACCGCATGATCGCGCGCGGCGCCGGGCGTGCGCGCCCGCGCCGCTTTCAGGGGTCCGAACGACGACGCGCGGCGTGGCTGCCGCTCGCCGCGCGCGTCTCGTAGCCCGCGCGACGCCGGGGCGCCGGCCGCTTCCTGCCGCTACGAAACAGCGGCGTTCCCGCTGCCGGGTGCGTCCGTACACTCGAACGATCACGTCGCGGCGTGCAGGACGCCGCACGTGCCGCGCATCGCGCGGCTCAACGGAGACGAGCATGCTGTTGATCGACGGACTGGGACTGGGTGTCAACTGGCAGCGCTTCCTGTCGGAAACGCTGAATCCGGTCGTTGCACCGCCGCCCCCGCCTCCTCCGCCGCCGAAGAAGGACGACCCGGCCGCCGGACCCGCGAACCCGACCGCCACCCCGCCGATTCCCGTCACCGCCTCGCTGGCCACCGATCCGTCGAAGCCGACCAACGCCGAGATCCAGTCCGCGACGTCGCTGATCCAGAGCATGGCCGCGCAATATACGGCGCCGCCGCCCGACATCACCGTCGAGAACGACAAGACGCGCGCGGTACAGAAAGCGATCCAGGACGCGCAGACGAAGTACGACAACGCGTCGCAGACGCTGCAAGGCGCGCAGAACGTGCTGCATCTGGTCAACCGCGATCCCGAGTCGACGGCCGACGACCGCAAGACCGCGCAGGCCGACTACGCGAAGGCGCGCACGACGGCCGACACCGCGCAGCGCGAGCTGAACGTGACGACCGACGCCGGCTACATGATCCTGTACGGCGAACAGGCGAATGCCGACATGCCGGCCGGGATGAAGATCGACGATTCCGGCAAGGTGACCGACCCCGGCGACGCGCAGCACGCGGCCGACCAGCAGTTCAAGACGCTGCTGGACGCCTTCCCCGATCATGCGAACGATCCCGACTGGGTGCCGCAGCCGGGCGACTGCAAGAACCCGCTGCAGATCCGGCTCTACGACGACTGGCAGACCGCGAGCGCGAAGGCGGCCGTGGGTGCGTCGAAATATTTCGCGGACGTCGCGAATTCCAACCTCGCGTATACGCAGTTCCAGTCGTACCTCGCCGATCCGGACTACAAGGCCGCGCTCGACGCGGGCGTCGGGCGGCTGAACGACGCGCTGCAGCCGCTGGAGCTGCAGGTCACGATGCCCGATGCGCCCGCTTCGCAGGATGCCGCGCAGCAGGCCGTCACGTCCGCCGCGAAGGATGCGAACTATGCGAACGCCGCGTACGGCGCGGCCAACGACAGCCTGGCGCTCACGAACGCGCAGCAGCGCTACGATTCGGTCAGCGGCAAGGAAGGGCCGACGGTGGTCGTCGCGAACGCAGTGTCGGACGCGAAGACCGCGCTCGCCCGCGCGCAGACGACCGCGAACACGAGCGGCGGCTATCTGCAGATGCTGTCCGCGCAGCGGCAGGTCGACACGTTGCAGGCCGACTATACGAAGAAGCTGGACGCATCCAACGCGTGGCACAAGGCCAATCCGCACGCGATGATCAAGGA
This is a stretch of genomic DNA from Burkholderia cenocepacia. It encodes these proteins:
- a CDS encoding lytic transglycosylase domain-containing protein, giving the protein MRACALRTAAACVAALVALVLACGQHGVAHAAGSAAGFAQLARACAPNVDPDTLAALVRTESGFNPYAIGVVGGHLTRQPASLDEARATARELSSRGFSYSVGLAQVNERNFAKYGLDEATMFEPCRNLQAGGAILTECFARSSGTGRATQAALRAALSCYYSGNFTTGFSSGYVSRVVASAQRNAREGGVEPIPVVSDTPPARQRRMDAVATTPPDRARRLPLPAASADAPSCHARPVVMMCRGLPANQAKRLCVRCLDQ